Proteins from a single region of Streptomyces griseiscabiei:
- a CDS encoding branched-chain amino acid ABC transporter permease encodes MSATSPVPPGTVHRWTPVSRTASAVLGTLVLALAFAPFVFAPEVTAKLTGLFVLVIVAAMWNALSGYAGLVSVGQQGFIGLGAYGVFVLVDRGMSPFTAIVLAALLAGAVAVPTSFLAFRLTGGQFAIGMWAIAEFFRLVVVNTPSLGGGSGRSLTDLSTADPAVRQAQVYWLALALMSLLLLAVFLLLRSRTGAALEAIRDDPAGAASVGVRVTSAKRLVFVLAAVGCGAAGGLILANSLRVQPDSIFGVQWSAYMIFMVVIGGLGTFEGPIVGAIVFFLVQDWFGDNGGTWYLIGLGALAICMTLWMPQGLWGTVARRRDLELLPVGYRVRTPAVRSS; translated from the coding sequence ATGAGTGCCACATCCCCGGTGCCGCCCGGCACCGTCCATCGGTGGACCCCCGTGTCCCGCACGGCCTCCGCCGTCCTGGGCACCCTGGTGCTCGCGCTCGCGTTCGCGCCCTTCGTCTTCGCGCCGGAGGTCACCGCGAAGCTGACGGGCCTGTTCGTGCTCGTCATCGTCGCCGCCATGTGGAACGCGCTGTCGGGCTACGCCGGACTGGTCTCGGTCGGCCAGCAGGGCTTCATCGGCCTCGGCGCGTACGGCGTCTTCGTCCTCGTCGACCGGGGCATGAGCCCGTTCACCGCGATCGTCCTCGCCGCCCTGCTCGCCGGAGCCGTCGCCGTACCCACCTCGTTTCTCGCCTTCCGGCTCACCGGCGGGCAGTTCGCCATCGGCATGTGGGCCATCGCCGAGTTCTTCCGCCTGGTCGTGGTGAACACACCGTCACTGGGCGGCGGATCGGGCCGCTCGCTCACCGACCTGTCCACCGCCGACCCGGCGGTGCGCCAGGCCCAGGTGTACTGGCTCGCCCTGGCGCTGATGAGCCTGCTGCTGCTCGCCGTGTTCCTGCTGCTGCGCAGCCGGACGGGGGCCGCGCTGGAGGCGATCCGCGACGACCCGGCCGGAGCCGCGTCCGTCGGCGTACGCGTCACCTCGGCGAAACGACTGGTCTTCGTGCTCGCGGCGGTGGGCTGCGGGGCCGCCGGCGGTCTGATCCTCGCGAACTCGCTGCGGGTGCAGCCGGACTCGATCTTCGGCGTCCAGTGGTCCGCCTACATGATCTTCATGGTGGTCATCGGCGGTCTCGGAACCTTCGAGGGCCCCATCGTCGGAGCGATCGTCTTCTTCCTGGTGCAGGACTGGTTCGGCGACAACGGAGGCACCTGGTACCTGATCGGCCTGGGCGCCCTGGCCATCTGCATGACGCTGTGGATGCCCCAGGGCCTCTGGGGTACGGTGGCACGCCGACGTGATCTCGAGCTACTGCCTGTCGGCTACCGGGTGCGGACACCGGCCGTCCGATCTTCCTGA
- a CDS encoding MarR family winged helix-turn-helix transcriptional regulator: MAEAADRDPTPADCPDPPSDPDGPGPRSPLTIYLVKQLELAIRSYMDEALRPYGLTTLQYTALTVLQHRGGLSSAQLARRSFVRPQTMHEIVRSLEERELIERDHAPGNRRIMEARLTRNGEELLAACAPAVQQLEDRLLLDMPEKRRLSFRQGLEDGLASLTRKHPG, encoded by the coding sequence ATGGCGGAGGCAGCTGACCGGGATCCGACCCCCGCCGACTGCCCCGATCCGCCCTCGGATCCGGACGGGCCGGGTCCACGGAGTCCGCTGACGATCTATCTCGTCAAACAACTCGAACTGGCCATCCGGTCCTACATGGACGAGGCGCTGCGCCCGTACGGACTCACGACCCTCCAGTACACCGCCCTGACCGTGCTGCAGCACCGCGGCGGTCTGTCCTCCGCCCAGCTGGCCCGGCGCTCCTTCGTCAGGCCCCAGACCATGCACGAGATCGTGCGGTCCCTGGAGGAGCGGGAGCTGATCGAACGTGATCACGCTCCCGGGAACCGGCGGATCATGGAGGCCCGGCTGACCCGGAACGGTGAGGAGCTGCTCGCCGCCTGCGCGCCCGCGGTGCAACAGCTGGAGGACCGCCTGCTGCTGGACATGCCGGAGAAACGGCGGCTGTCGTTCCGGCAGGGCCTGGAGGACGGCCTGGCCTCCTTGACGAGGAAGCACCCCGGCTGA
- a CDS encoding putative quinol monooxygenase, producing the protein MKKTLLAEFTAREGAQDEVARLIGDYARTVREEEGNLAFDVYTKAADPRAYWIFEVYRDEDAFQTHLKAPYGPPFNAALTPLIEEDASVLTFLDPTV; encoded by the coding sequence GTGAAGAAGACCCTGCTCGCGGAGTTCACCGCCCGCGAAGGCGCACAGGACGAGGTCGCCCGTCTGATCGGCGACTACGCCCGCACGGTCCGCGAGGAAGAAGGCAACCTCGCCTTCGACGTCTACACCAAGGCAGCCGACCCGCGCGCCTACTGGATCTTCGAGGTCTACCGCGACGAGGACGCCTTCCAGACCCACCTCAAGGCCCCCTACGGCCCCCCGTTCAACGCCGCGCTCACCCCGCTCATCGAGGAGGACGCCTCCGTCCTGACCTTCCTCGATCCGACGGTGTGA
- a CDS encoding ABC transporter substrate-binding protein, with protein MLSAGGLLAACGGIKSSSAQSDAVLRIGYVSPSTGPAAGFGEPNAYLLKKLRSRLEDGLRIGGTKYSVEIIDRDSQSNPQTAAQVATDLINSEKIDLMLVTSTPETVNPVADACEAAKIPCLSTAVPWEAWYFGRGATPEKPFTYTYHFFIGVAEIHAAYHSLWTKGGVETNKRVGVMWPNDPDGKAIRQGLGPQLTKSGFRIVDPGAYEDGTNDYSAQIAAFKKADAEIFNTFPLPPDFATFWKQARQQGYRPRIASIAKTGLLPSQIEALGTLGHGLTAGFWWSPKFPYTSTLTDQTAQQLADDYEKSTGKQWNQVIGSNMALFEVAVHALRATSDPKDRDELAAALGKVQLTTVAGPLDFTSGPVKNVSTEPLVMAQWRKATGSKFAVEPVIVDNGAFAGIPLGGHLEPLR; from the coding sequence ATGCTCTCCGCAGGCGGCCTGCTGGCCGCCTGCGGCGGGATCAAGTCGTCGTCCGCCCAGTCCGACGCCGTGCTCCGCATCGGCTATGTCTCGCCCAGCACCGGCCCGGCGGCGGGCTTCGGCGAGCCCAACGCGTATCTGCTGAAGAAACTGCGCTCACGCCTCGAAGACGGGCTGAGGATCGGCGGCACGAAGTACTCCGTCGAGATCATCGACCGCGACAGCCAGTCGAACCCGCAGACGGCGGCGCAGGTCGCGACCGATCTGATCAACAGCGAGAAGATCGATCTGATGCTCGTCACCTCCACGCCGGAGACGGTCAACCCCGTCGCCGACGCCTGCGAGGCGGCCAAGATCCCCTGCCTGTCGACCGCGGTGCCGTGGGAAGCCTGGTACTTCGGCCGCGGCGCCACCCCCGAGAAGCCGTTCACGTACACGTACCACTTCTTCATCGGTGTCGCGGAGATCCATGCCGCCTACCACTCCCTGTGGACGAAGGGCGGGGTGGAGACCAACAAACGGGTCGGCGTCATGTGGCCCAACGACCCCGACGGCAAGGCGATCCGGCAAGGACTCGGGCCCCAGCTGACGAAGAGCGGGTTCAGGATCGTCGACCCGGGCGCGTACGAGGACGGAACCAACGACTACTCGGCGCAGATCGCGGCGTTCAAGAAGGCCGACGCGGAGATCTTCAACACCTTCCCGCTGCCGCCCGACTTCGCCACCTTCTGGAAGCAGGCCCGCCAGCAGGGCTACCGGCCGCGCATCGCCAGCATCGCCAAGACAGGACTCCTGCCCTCCCAGATCGAGGCACTCGGCACGCTCGGACACGGACTCACCGCCGGCTTCTGGTGGTCGCCCAAGTTCCCCTACACCTCCACCCTCACCGACCAGACCGCCCAGCAACTGGCCGACGACTACGAGAAGTCGACGGGCAAGCAGTGGAACCAGGTCATCGGATCGAACATGGCGCTGTTCGAGGTCGCCGTCCACGCGCTGCGAGCCACCTCCGACCCCAAGGACCGCGACGAACTCGCGGCGGCCCTCGGCAAGGTCCAGCTCACCACGGTCGCCGGGCCGCTGGACTTCACGTCCGGCCCGGTGAAGAACGTGTCCACCGAACCGCTGGTCATGGCCCAGTGGCGCAAGGCCACCGGAAGCAAGTTCGCCGTCGAGCCGGTCATCGTCGACAACGGCGCCTTCGCCGGCATCCCGCTCGGAGGCCACCTTGAGCCGCTCCGCTGA
- a CDS encoding DinB family protein: MIDEFAKDTLHGRLRRDRTALLWKLDGLSAYDARRPLTATGTNLLGLVKHVASVEARYFGEVFGRPSPEPLPRWQDSDGSDLWAGEDESRDQIIGFYRRTWEHADATIDALALDAPGHVPWWPEPHADTNLFAVMVHVLGETVRHAGHADILRESLDGRTGLRPEHEQQIDEEARTAHHAKIERAARSGAAVEA, translated from the coding sequence ATGATCGATGAGTTCGCGAAGGACACCCTGCACGGAAGGCTGCGGCGGGACCGCACGGCGCTGCTGTGGAAACTCGACGGCCTGTCCGCCTACGACGCCCGCCGGCCTCTGACGGCGACCGGGACCAATCTCCTCGGCTTGGTCAAACACGTGGCCAGTGTCGAGGCCCGGTACTTCGGCGAGGTCTTCGGCCGCCCGTCCCCGGAACCGCTGCCCCGGTGGCAGGACTCCGACGGCAGCGATCTGTGGGCGGGCGAGGACGAGAGCCGCGACCAGATCATCGGGTTCTACCGGCGTACGTGGGAACACGCGGACGCGACGATCGACGCGCTTGCCCTCGACGCCCCCGGCCACGTGCCGTGGTGGCCGGAGCCCCACGCCGACACCAACCTGTTCGCCGTCATGGTCCACGTCCTCGGCGAGACTGTCCGGCATGCCGGGCACGCCGACATCCTGCGCGAGAGCCTCGACGGCCGGACCGGATTGCGCCCCGAACACGAACAGCAGATCGACGAGGAGGCCCGCACGGCCCACCACGCGAAGATCGAGCGGGCCGCGCGGTCGGGCGCAGCCGTCGAGGCGTAG
- a CDS encoding branched-chain amino acid ABC transporter permease yields MNWINALVQGVMLGGVYALFACGLSLMFGVMRTVNLSHGDLAVLGAFLVATLAAALGISPFFAVLLVLPLMGLVGVALQRGLLSTALRTGEMSSMLATFGLAIVLQNALLEIFSADSRSLDVGSLATAGLQLGPSVSVPYLGLLTVVVAVALLGGLQLLLARTGVGRAIRATAADADTAELVGIDSRRVYAWAAAIAVATAGLAGAFFAMRSSVSPSMGPTQLLFAFEVVVIGGLGSLWGTLVGGMVLGVAQTVGAQVDPRFSIVAGHVVFLAVLAFRPQGLLGMRRSRT; encoded by the coding sequence ATGAACTGGATCAACGCCCTCGTGCAGGGCGTCATGCTCGGCGGCGTGTACGCGCTGTTCGCCTGCGGCCTCTCCCTGATGTTCGGCGTCATGCGGACCGTCAACCTCAGCCACGGCGACCTCGCCGTCCTCGGCGCGTTCCTCGTCGCGACGCTCGCGGCCGCCCTGGGCATCAGCCCCTTCTTCGCCGTGCTGCTGGTGCTGCCCCTGATGGGCCTGGTCGGGGTCGCGCTGCAGAGAGGGCTGCTCAGCACCGCGCTGCGCACCGGCGAGATGTCGTCGATGCTGGCCACGTTCGGGCTCGCCATCGTGCTGCAGAACGCGCTGCTGGAGATCTTCAGCGCCGACAGCCGTTCCCTGGACGTCGGTTCCCTCGCCACGGCCGGTCTTCAGCTCGGGCCGTCGGTGAGCGTCCCGTATCTGGGCCTGCTCACCGTCGTGGTGGCGGTGGCGCTGCTGGGCGGACTCCAACTGCTGCTGGCCCGGACGGGCGTCGGCCGGGCGATCCGGGCCACGGCCGCCGACGCGGACACCGCCGAACTCGTCGGCATCGACAGCCGCAGGGTCTACGCCTGGGCCGCCGCCATCGCGGTCGCCACGGCGGGACTGGCGGGCGCGTTCTTCGCGATGCGGTCGTCCGTGAGCCCGTCCATGGGGCCCACCCAACTGCTGTTCGCCTTCGAGGTCGTGGTGATCGGCGGCCTCGGTTCGCTGTGGGGGACGCTCGTCGGGGGCATGGTCCTCGGCGTCGCCCAGACGGTCGGCGCACAGGTCGACCCCCGCTTCTCCATCGTGGCAGGACACGTGGTCTTCCTCGCCGTCCTGGCCTTCCGCCCGCAGGGGCTGCTCGGCATGAGAAGGAGCCGCACATGA
- a CDS encoding glycoside hydrolase family 32 protein, which yields MSSGRTSRRARVRTTAAAAAVCALSAALLTPQTAAADTAPYAETYRPQFHFTPEKNWMNDPNGLVYYKGEYHLFYQYNPNGNSWGDMSWGHAVSEDLVHWKELPLALSHDDKEMVFSGSAVVDEDNTTGFGTKKNPPMVAIYTSHNNTTGIQSQALAYSTDRGRTWTKYQGNPVIDIGSRDFRDPKVQWYAPTKSWLMSVSLSAEHKVRFYSSKNLKDWTHLSDFGPAGATGGVWECPDLFPLAVDGDKNNIKWVLVVNINPGGIAGGSAAQYFVGDFDGTKFTADDDGSYTPPAGTVTQDFEGTDFGSWTATGSAFGAGPAAGTLGGQQTVSGFDGRGLANSFHSGDATTGTLTSPSFSVTSPYLNFKVGGGRHPHESGKVLADFEGGTYGGWTATGDAFGPAPATGTLPGQQQVSGFLGNGLVNTFRDGDAGTGTLTSPEFTLDKRYVNLLVGGGNHPAGSADPTAVELLVDGQVVRSATGKDAEALDWASWDVHDLAGKKARIRIVDDNTGGWGHLNVDQILLSGTRAEPGSRETSVNLIVDGKVVRSATGSDSETLDWASFDLRPYLGKRAQIQLVDDNRGSWGHILADQFTTADAPARSALQRASWADYGKDYYAAVSWENTPGSKRHMIGWMSNWDYAGAVPTSTWRGAQSIPRQMGLRTVDGRVRLTSEPVNSVKSLRQAPLSTAAADTVTNTSKALIGPAAEGKALDIEATFSVKDAERFGLKVRTGAAGEETVIGYDTTTQELYVDRTHSGAVGFNGTFPGVQTAPLKAENGKIRMRILVDWSSVEVFGGEGEAVITDQIFPDPASQGVQVFAENGSVKLDKATVWHLDPTHD from the coding sequence ATGAGCTCTGGACGTACATCCCGGCGTGCCCGCGTGAGAACGACCGCCGCGGCCGCGGCCGTCTGCGCCCTGTCCGCCGCCCTGCTCACCCCTCAGACAGCCGCGGCCGACACCGCGCCGTACGCCGAGACCTACCGTCCCCAGTTCCACTTCACTCCCGAGAAGAACTGGATGAACGACCCCAACGGGCTCGTGTACTACAAGGGCGAGTACCACCTCTTCTACCAGTACAACCCGAACGGCAACTCCTGGGGCGACATGTCCTGGGGCCACGCGGTGAGCGAGGACCTCGTCCACTGGAAGGAACTGCCGCTCGCCCTGTCGCACGACGACAAGGAGATGGTCTTCTCCGGCAGCGCGGTCGTCGACGAGGACAACACGACCGGTTTCGGCACCAAGAAGAACCCGCCCATGGTCGCGATATACACGAGTCACAACAACACCACCGGCATACAGTCGCAGGCGCTCGCCTACAGCACCGACCGCGGCCGCACCTGGACCAAGTACCAGGGCAACCCCGTCATCGACATCGGTTCCCGCGACTTCCGCGACCCCAAGGTCCAGTGGTACGCGCCGACCAAGAGCTGGCTGATGTCCGTGTCGCTGTCCGCCGAGCACAAGGTGCGGTTCTACTCCTCCAAGAACCTCAAGGACTGGACGCACCTCAGTGATTTCGGCCCGGCCGGCGCGACGGGCGGGGTGTGGGAGTGCCCCGACCTGTTCCCCCTCGCCGTCGACGGCGACAAGAACAACATCAAGTGGGTCCTGGTCGTCAACATCAACCCCGGCGGTATCGCGGGCGGTTCAGCCGCCCAGTACTTCGTCGGCGACTTCGACGGCACCAAGTTCACCGCCGACGACGACGGCTCCTACACCCCGCCCGCCGGTACGGTGACGCAGGACTTCGAGGGCACCGACTTCGGTTCGTGGACGGCCACGGGGTCCGCGTTCGGCGCGGGACCGGCAGCCGGGACGCTCGGCGGGCAGCAGACGGTCAGCGGCTTCGACGGCAGGGGCCTCGCCAACAGCTTCCACTCCGGTGACGCCACCACCGGCACCCTCACCTCGCCCTCCTTCTCCGTCACCAGCCCCTATCTCAACTTCAAGGTCGGCGGCGGCCGGCACCCGCACGAGTCCGGGAAGGTCCTCGCCGACTTCGAGGGCGGCACCTACGGCGGCTGGACGGCCACCGGAGACGCCTTCGGCCCTGCGCCGGCCACCGGCACCCTCCCCGGCCAGCAGCAGGTCTCCGGCTTCCTGGGCAACGGCCTGGTCAACACCTTCCGCGACGGCGACGCCGGCACGGGCACCCTCACCTCGCCCGAGTTCACCCTCGACAAGCGTTACGTCAACCTCCTCGTCGGCGGCGGCAACCACCCCGCCGGATCCGCCGACCCCACCGCCGTCGAACTGCTCGTCGACGGCCAGGTGGTACGCAGCGCCACCGGAAAGGACGCCGAGGCACTCGACTGGGCCTCCTGGGACGTCCATGACCTCGCCGGCAAGAAGGCGCGGATCCGGATCGTCGACGACAACACCGGCGGCTGGGGCCACCTCAACGTCGACCAGATCCTGCTGTCCGGCACCCGCGCCGAGCCCGGCTCCCGCGAGACGTCCGTCAACCTGATCGTCGACGGCAAGGTCGTACGCAGCGCCACCGGCTCCGACAGCGAGACCCTGGACTGGGCCTCCTTCGACCTGCGCCCCTACCTCGGCAAGAGGGCGCAGATCCAGCTCGTCGACGACAACCGCGGCAGTTGGGGCCACATCCTCGCCGACCAGTTCACCACCGCGGACGCCCCCGCCCGCTCCGCACTGCAGCGCGCCTCCTGGGCGGACTACGGCAAGGACTACTACGCGGCCGTCTCCTGGGAGAACACCCCGGGCAGCAAGCGGCACATGATCGGCTGGATGAGCAACTGGGACTACGCCGGCGCCGTCCCCACCTCCACCTGGCGCGGCGCGCAGAGCATCCCCCGTCAGATGGGGCTGCGTACCGTCGACGGCCGCGTCCGGCTGACCAGCGAGCCGGTGAACAGCGTGAAGTCCCTGCGGCAGGCCCCCCTGTCGACCGCTGCCGCGGACACCGTGACGAACACGTCGAAGGCGCTGATCGGCCCCGCCGCGGAGGGCAAGGCCCTCGACATCGAGGCCACCTTCTCCGTCAAGGACGCCGAACGGTTCGGGCTGAAGGTGCGCACCGGCGCCGCGGGCGAGGAGACCGTCATCGGCTACGACACCACGACCCAGGAACTGTACGTGGACCGCACCCACTCCGGCGCCGTGGGCTTCAACGGCACCTTCCCCGGCGTCCAGACCGCGCCCCTGAAGGCGGAGAACGGCAAGATCAGAATGCGGATCCTCGTCGACTGGTCGTCGGTCGAGGTCTTCGGCGGCGAAGGCGAAGCCGTGATCACCGACCAGATCTTCCCCGATCCCGCCAGCCAGGGAGTCCAGGTCTTCGCCGAGAACGGCTCGGTGAAGCTCGACAAGGCCACCGTCTGGCACCTCGACCCCACCCACGACTGA
- a CDS encoding ABC transporter ATP-binding protein yields the protein MSLLSVENLEVRHGLLRAVRDVSFTVDEGDVVAVVGANGAGKSTLLRAVAGTHHPARGRIGLDGVEVTDRRAHDRVAAGIALVPEGRRLFADLTVEENLLVASRTRRAGPWNLASVVTAFPLLDGLLKRRAGDLSGGEQQAAAIGRALMTNPRLLLLDEVSLGLAPIVVDTVYTSLATILSGGTTVLLVEQDLGRALGVARRVLCMLEGRVVLDEPTDAVTRDQVVEAYFGLGRTAATPAAQGEPV from the coding sequence ATGAGCCTGTTGTCGGTGGAGAACCTGGAAGTGCGACACGGCCTGCTGCGCGCGGTCCGTGACGTCTCGTTCACCGTGGACGAGGGCGACGTCGTGGCCGTCGTCGGGGCCAACGGCGCCGGCAAGTCCACCCTCCTGCGGGCCGTCGCCGGAACACACCACCCGGCCCGGGGCCGTATCGGTCTGGACGGCGTCGAGGTGACGGACCGACGGGCCCACGACCGCGTCGCCGCCGGTATCGCCCTGGTCCCGGAGGGGCGGCGGCTCTTCGCCGACCTCACCGTGGAGGAGAACCTGCTGGTGGCGTCCCGGACACGGCGAGCCGGGCCGTGGAACCTGGCATCCGTCGTGACCGCCTTCCCCCTGCTCGACGGGCTGTTGAAGCGGCGCGCCGGCGACCTCTCGGGCGGTGAGCAGCAGGCTGCGGCCATCGGCAGGGCGCTGATGACCAACCCCCGGCTGCTGCTGCTCGACGAGGTCTCCCTGGGCCTCGCGCCCATCGTGGTCGACACCGTCTACACCTCGCTCGCCACGATCCTCTCCGGCGGCACCACCGTGCTGCTGGTGGAACAGGACCTCGGCCGCGCCCTGGGCGTGGCCCGGCGTGTGCTGTGCATGCTCGAAGGCCGCGTCGTCCTCGACGAGCCCACCGACGCCGTCACCCGCGACCAGGTCGTCGAGGCGTACTTCGGTCTGGGCCGGACCGCCGCCACACCCGCCGCGCAAGGGGAGCCGGTATGA
- a CDS encoding ABC transporter ATP-binding protein: MSRSAEPVTAQAETAGPAGRTAPPVLAAHGVHRRFGSLVVLEGVDITLGPGEALGIVGPNGAGKTTLLDILSGAQAPSEGSVTFQGQDVTRWKVDRRCRSGIGRSHQVPRPFSGMTTYENVLVASVQGGAHRRREAERHALGVLDRCGMLAQANRPAAALTLLDRKRLELARALATDPQVLLLDEIAGGLTDAETDELIATIQQLRADGIAIVWIEHVLHALLRVIDRLVCLAQGRVLAEGEPDAVMSDPRVVEAYLGSAA, encoded by the coding sequence TTGAGCCGCTCCGCTGAGCCGGTGACCGCCCAGGCGGAGACGGCGGGGCCGGCCGGCCGGACGGCCCCGCCGGTCCTCGCGGCGCACGGCGTCCATCGGCGTTTCGGCAGCCTGGTCGTCCTCGAAGGTGTCGACATCACGCTCGGCCCCGGGGAGGCGCTCGGCATCGTCGGCCCGAACGGCGCCGGGAAGACGACGCTTCTCGACATCCTCTCCGGCGCCCAGGCACCCTCCGAGGGCAGTGTCACCTTCCAGGGCCAGGACGTGACCCGCTGGAAGGTGGACCGGCGCTGCCGCAGCGGCATCGGCCGCTCCCACCAGGTGCCGCGCCCCTTCAGCGGTATGACCACGTACGAGAACGTGCTGGTCGCCTCCGTACAGGGCGGAGCGCACCGCCGCCGGGAGGCCGAGCGGCACGCGCTCGGTGTCCTGGACCGCTGCGGCATGCTCGCCCAGGCCAACCGGCCCGCTGCCGCCCTCACCCTGCTGGACCGCAAGCGGCTGGAGCTGGCGCGGGCACTGGCCACCGATCCCCAGGTGCTGCTCCTCGACGAGATCGCCGGAGGGCTCACCGACGCCGAGACGGACGAACTCATCGCCACCATCCAGCAGTTGCGCGCGGACGGCATCGCCATCGTCTGGATCGAGCACGTCCTGCACGCCCTGCTGCGGGTGATCGACAGACTGGTCTGTCTCGCCCAGGGCCGGGTCCTCGCCGAGGGCGAACCGGACGCCGTCATGTCCGACCCCAGAGTGGTCGAGGCGTACCTCGGGAGCGCGGCATGA
- a CDS encoding LysE family translocator → MVSADRLLAFAAMSFLLIVIPGPSVLFVIGRALAQGRRAALTTVVGNTVGAYVLIVAVAFGVGAVVERSVLVFTVLKLVGAAYLVFLGIKAWRERASLQAAVSGAGTARGGRRTFWEGFAVGVSNPKTIVFFAAVLPQFVDRGQGHVVAQMLLLGLVFNIIAVASDMVWGLVAATARDWFARSPQRLSLVGGIGGLTMIGLGVTVATTGRKD, encoded by the coding sequence ATGGTGTCCGCCGACCGTCTACTCGCCTTCGCCGCCATGTCGTTCCTGCTGATCGTGATACCCGGTCCGAGCGTGCTGTTCGTGATCGGGCGGGCCCTGGCGCAGGGGCGCCGTGCCGCGTTGACCACGGTGGTGGGCAACACGGTCGGTGCCTATGTGCTGATCGTGGCCGTGGCGTTCGGGGTGGGAGCGGTCGTGGAGCGCTCGGTACTCGTCTTCACGGTGCTCAAGCTGGTGGGCGCCGCCTACCTGGTGTTTCTCGGCATCAAGGCGTGGCGTGAGCGTGCTTCGCTGCAGGCGGCGGTCTCCGGGGCGGGCACCGCGCGGGGCGGCCGGCGCACGTTCTGGGAGGGGTTCGCCGTCGGCGTGAGCAATCCCAAGACCATCGTGTTCTTCGCGGCGGTCCTGCCGCAGTTCGTCGACCGCGGCCAGGGTCATGTCGTGGCGCAGATGCTGCTGTTGGGCCTGGTGTTCAACATCATCGCCGTGGCGTCCGACATGGTGTGGGGGTTGGTCGCGGCCACCGCCCGGGACTGGTTCGCACGCTCGCCGCAGCGGCTTTCCCTGGTCGGCGGGATCGGCGGACTCACCATGATCGGGCTCGGCGTGACGGTCGCCACCACGGGGCGCAAGGACTGA